The following coding sequences lie in one Marinobacter sp. ANT_B65 genomic window:
- the fdhF gene encoding formate dehydrogenase subunit alpha: MLHYYDPSTETFEPGKSVLNPDLDYGTPARLSETLVSISVDGRDITVPEGTSVLRAAALAGINIPKLCATDNLEAFGSCRLCAVEIEGRRGYPASCTTPVAEGMEVTTQTGKLAKLRRNIMELYISDHPLDCLTCPANGDCELQDVAGAVGLREVRYGFDGKNHLDAETDASNPYFSFDPSKCIVCSRCVRACEEVQGTFALTIEGRGFDSVVSASQHDPFMDSECVSCGACVQACPTSTLMEKTVIDAGQPEHSVVTTCAYCGVGCSFKAEMKGDQLVRMVPYKGGEANHGHSCVKGRFAFGYATHKDRIKEPMIRESINDPWKVVSWDEALAFSAKKLKGIQAEYGRESIGGITSSRCTNEETYLVQKLVRAAFGNNNTDTCARVCHSPTGYGLKTTLGESAGTQTFDSVMKADTIMVIGANPTDAHPVFGSLMRRRLRQGAKLVVIDPRRTDILNTPHGGEGLHLPLRPGTNVAMVNALAHVIVTEGLEDTDFISSRCDLKAYQAWRSFIAEERNSPEAMEEVTGVPAAKVREAARIYAGADNGAIYYGLGVTEHSQGSTMVMGIANLALATGNIGREGGGVNPLRGQNNVQGSCDMGSFPHELPGYQHVNDPAVRARFESVWGVEIDHEPGLRIPNMFDAAVAGTFRALYVQGEDIAQSDPNTQHVEAALKSLDCLIVQDIFLNETAKYAHVLLPGSTFLEKNGTFTNAERRINRVRKVMEPIAGMEDWQVTMALSNALGYPMNYSHPSEIMDEIAQLTPTFTGVNYDKLEEQGSIQWPCNDEHPDGTPTMHTLDFPIGKGRFAVTEYLATEERTSRRFPLLLTTGRILSQYNVGAQTRRTSNSDWHEEDLLELHPSDAELRGVKDGDWLGISSRVGHTVLRAKISTRMLPGVVYTTFHHPGSGANVITTDNSDWATNCPEYKVTAVQVEKVTQPSDWQLNFVDFDKRQQALLKPAMDKREDHHANALK; this comes from the coding sequence ATGTTGCACTATTATGATCCGAGCACCGAAACCTTTGAGCCGGGCAAAAGCGTATTGAATCCCGATCTGGACTATGGAACGCCAGCCCGCCTTTCAGAAACGCTTGTGTCCATTTCTGTAGATGGCAGAGACATTACCGTACCCGAAGGCACGTCTGTATTGCGGGCGGCTGCGTTGGCAGGTATCAATATCCCGAAATTATGTGCTACCGATAACCTGGAAGCCTTTGGTTCCTGTCGCCTTTGTGCAGTAGAAATTGAGGGGCGCCGTGGCTATCCGGCGTCCTGCACTACGCCGGTGGCAGAGGGTATGGAAGTTACCACCCAGACCGGCAAACTGGCGAAACTGCGCCGTAACATCATGGAGCTGTACATCTCCGATCACCCGCTGGATTGTCTGACCTGTCCGGCGAACGGCGACTGCGAACTGCAGGATGTTGCTGGCGCGGTAGGCCTGCGGGAAGTGCGTTACGGTTTTGACGGCAAGAATCACCTGGACGCTGAAACTGATGCCTCCAACCCTTACTTCAGCTTCGATCCCAGCAAATGTATTGTGTGTTCCCGCTGTGTGCGTGCCTGTGAAGAGGTGCAGGGAACTTTTGCGCTGACTATTGAAGGTCGCGGCTTTGATTCAGTGGTTTCTGCCAGCCAGCATGATCCTTTCATGGATTCCGAGTGTGTGTCCTGTGGTGCCTGTGTGCAGGCCTGCCCTACGTCCACGCTGATGGAAAAAACCGTGATCGATGCCGGCCAGCCCGAGCATAGTGTGGTGACAACCTGTGCTTATTGCGGTGTGGGGTGCTCGTTCAAAGCTGAAATGAAAGGCGACCAGCTGGTGCGCATGGTGCCGTATAAGGGCGGCGAAGCCAATCACGGACACTCCTGTGTAAAAGGCCGGTTTGCGTTTGGTTACGCTACGCACAAGGATCGCATCAAGGAGCCAATGATCCGCGAATCTATAAACGATCCGTGGAAAGTGGTGTCCTGGGATGAGGCCCTGGCATTCTCTGCCAAAAAGCTCAAGGGCATCCAGGCGGAATACGGACGGGAAAGCATCGGCGGTATTACATCTTCACGTTGTACCAACGAAGAAACCTATCTGGTGCAAAAGCTGGTCCGTGCAGCGTTTGGCAACAACAACACGGATACCTGTGCAAGGGTTTGCCACTCGCCCACAGGCTATGGCCTGAAAACCACTCTGGGTGAATCTGCCGGTACCCAGACTTTCGATTCGGTGATGAAAGCCGACACCATCATGGTGATCGGAGCCAACCCGACAGATGCACACCCGGTATTCGGTTCGCTGATGCGCCGGCGCCTGCGCCAGGGTGCAAAACTGGTGGTGATTGATCCGCGTCGCACCGACATTCTGAATACGCCCCATGGTGGCGAAGGCCTGCATCTGCCATTACGCCCCGGCACCAACGTGGCCATGGTCAATGCTCTGGCCCATGTCATTGTGACCGAAGGCCTTGAAGATACCGACTTCATCAGCAGCCGTTGTGATCTCAAGGCATACCAGGCATGGCGCAGCTTCATCGCAGAGGAACGCAACTCCCCGGAAGCCATGGAAGAAGTCACCGGCGTGCCGGCTGCTAAAGTCCGGGAAGCGGCCCGGATATATGCCGGAGCCGACAACGGGGCTATCTACTATGGTTTAGGTGTTACCGAGCACAGCCAGGGGTCCACCATGGTGATGGGTATAGCCAACCTGGCGCTGGCGACGGGCAACATTGGCCGTGAAGGTGGCGGAGTGAACCCATTGCGGGGCCAGAATAATGTTCAGGGCTCCTGCGACATGGGCTCATTCCCCCACGAATTGCCTGGCTATCAGCACGTGAATGATCCCGCTGTGCGGGCACGCTTTGAGTCGGTTTGGGGTGTGGAAATCGATCACGAACCCGGGTTGCGTATTCCCAACATGTTTGATGCCGCTGTTGCCGGTACCTTCCGGGCGCTCTACGTACAGGGTGAGGATATTGCCCAGTCAGACCCTAATACCCAGCATGTTGAAGCAGCCCTCAAGTCACTGGACTGCCTGATTGTGCAGGATATTTTCCTGAACGAAACGGCCAAGTACGCCCATGTGCTGTTGCCTGGTTCCACCTTCCTGGAAAAGAATGGCACCTTCACCAACGCTGAACGTCGCATCAACCGTGTACGTAAAGTGATGGAGCCCATTGCCGGCATGGAAGACTGGCAAGTGACCATGGCTCTGTCCAATGCTCTTGGCTATCCCATGAATTACAGCCACCCGTCTGAAATCATGGATGAAATTGCGCAGCTGACTCCCACCTTTACTGGCGTGAACTACGACAAACTGGAGGAGCAGGGCAGTATCCAGTGGCCGTGCAACGATGAGCATCCGGATGGCACACCGACCATGCACACGCTGGACTTCCCCATTGGCAAAGGCCGCTTTGCGGTGACTGAGTATCTGGCTACAGAAGAGCGCACGAGCCGGCGTTTCCCGCTACTTCTGACCACCGGGCGAATCCTGTCTCAGTATAATGTGGGTGCCCAGACCCGTCGTACCAGCAATAGTGACTGGCATGAGGAAGACCTTCTGGAACTGCATCCCAGTGATGCAGAACTGCGCGGTGTGAAAGACGGTGACTGGCTGGGAATCAGCAGCCGCGTGGGCCACACGGTACTGCGGGCAAAAATCAGTACCCGTATGCTCCCGGGCGTGGTGTATACCACCTTCCACCACCCGGGCAGCGGCGCTAATGTGATCACCACCGACAACTCTGACTGGGCCACCAACTGCCCTGAATACAAGGTTACTGCGGTACAGGTGGAAAAAGTGACCCAGCCATCGGACTGGCAGCTTAACTTTGTGGACTTCGACAAGCGCCAGCAGGCCTTGCTGAAGCCTGCAATGGACAAACGGGAAGATCACCATGCAAATGCCCTCAAGTAG